Proteins from one Anopheles nili chromosome 2, idAnoNiliSN_F5_01, whole genome shotgun sequence genomic window:
- the LOC128726856 gene encoding somatostatin receptor type 2-like produces MEEGNTTSFFLLGGYDSLIDRNTSAFSAYPDEEQLNQTMGNFTCPPTDMPTTYYLFMFLYAVVCLVGVLGNTLVIYVVLRFSNMQTVTNMYILNLAIADECFLIGIPFLIATMHMKRWTLGGAMCKAYMVSTSVTQFTSSIFLFIMSADRYIAICHHISSPKYRTPLVSRIVSLLAWLASALIMLPIMIYADVIEQKPNTYSCQILWPETHGHLPGYTFTVYSLILGFVIPLCFIMTFYCLVIRKLRNVGPKTTGKSRGKRRSHRKVTKLVLTVITVYILCWLPYWISQVALITSDFETCSTRLDLILFLLVGCLGYINSAINPILYAYLSENFKKSFLKACTCAARAEVNAQLKLENSVMPKRSRTRTNSDTTQLTTGSKVQHRLLVEPTTTATTTTTAASCVSSRNPSPPPRNNGNHLLTVPGVAGSTGGCVGAHDNNNDVSDSARTSDDSPSGKARSLRGDNSGPAETRTTLTTGNGLGEPLVQVT; encoded by the coding sequence ATGGAAGAAGGAAACACTACGTCGTTCTTCCTGCTCGGAGGGTACGATTCGTTAATCGATCGAAACACGTCCGCGTTCAGCGCGTACCCAGACGAAGAGCAACTCAACCAAACCATGGGTAACTTTACGTGTCCACCGACGGACATGCCCACGACGTACTACCTGTTTATGTTCCTGTACGCGGTCGTCTGCCTAGTCGGCGTGCTCGGCAACACACTCGTCATCTACGTGGTGCTACGATTCTCCAACATGCAAACCGTCACCAACATGTACATCCTGAACCTCGCGATCGCGGACGAGTGTTTCCTTATCGGCATCCCGTTCCTGATCGCTACCATGCACATGAAACGGTGGACACTTGGTGGTGCCATGTGTAAGGCGTACATGGTGAGCACCTCGGTGACGCAGTTCACGTCCTCGATCTTCCTGTTCATCATGTCCGCTGATCGGTACATTGCGATCTGTCATCACATCTCGTCACCGAAGTACCGGACGCCACTGGTGTCCAGGATCGTGTCACTGCTCGCGTGGCTCGCATCCGCTCTGATCATGCTGCCCATCATGATCTACGCGGACGTGATCGAGCAAAAGCCCAACACGTACTCGTGCCAGATACTGTGGCCGGAAACGCACGGCCATCTGCCCGGGTACACGTTTACGGTGTACTCGCTGATACTCGGTTTCGTGATCCCGCTCTGCTTCATCATGACGTTTTACTGTCTGGTTATCCGGAAGCTCCGTAACGTAGGTCCTAAAACGACGGGAAAGTCTCGTGGTAAGCGGCGTTCACACCGTAAGGTGACTAAGTTGGTGCTGACCGTCATCACGGTGTACATCCTGTGCTGGCTGCCATACTGGATCTCGCAGGTCGCGCTCATCACGTCCGACTTCGAGACGTGCAGCACGCGACTCGATCTGATCCTGTTCCTGCTGGTCGGGTGCCTCGGTTACATCAACTCCGCCATCAACCCGATCCTGTACGCGTATCTGAGTGAGAACTTCAAGAAGAGCTTCCTGAAGGCGTGCACGTGTGCGGCCCGAGCTGAGGTGAACGCTCAGCTAAAGCTCGAGAACAGCGTCATGCCGAAACGGTCGAGAACGCGCACTAACTCCGACACAACGCAACTGACGACTGGCTCAAAGGTACAGCATCGGTTACTCGTAGAACCAACGACGACGGCCACTACGACAACAACTGCGGCCTCGTGTGTGTCATCTCGGAACCCAAGTCCTCCACCGCGGAACAACGGCAACCATCTTCTGACCGTGCCTGGTGTTGCAGGTTCCACCGGTGGTTGTGTTGGTGCCCACGACAACAATAATGACGTCTCTGACTCTGCGAGAACTTCAGACGACAGCCCCAGTGGGAAGGCAAGATCTCTTCGCGGGGACAACTCGGGTCCGGCAGAAACGCGCACGACATTGACGACCGGAAACGGCCTCGGGGAACCACTTGTCCAGGTGACGTAA